The following coding sequences lie in one Lepidochelys kempii isolate rLepKem1 chromosome 18, rLepKem1.hap2, whole genome shotgun sequence genomic window:
- the VAMP3 gene encoding vesicle-associated membrane protein 3 isoform X2: protein MSTSGPGSSSNASGSNRRLQQTQHQVDEVVDIMRVNVDKVLERDQKLSELDDRADALQAGASQFETSAAKLKRKYWWKNCKMWAILIAVVLIIIIIIIVWNVSS from the exons GTCAACAAGTGGCCCTGGAAGCTCAAGTAATGCCTCTGGCAGTAATCGTCGCCTTCAGCAGACACAACACCAAGTAGATGAG GTGGTTGACATCATGAGGGTGAATGTGGACAAGGTGTTGGAACGAGATCAGAAGCTGTCAGAGTTGGATGACCGTGCTGACGCACTGCAGGCGGGAGCTTCCCAATTTGAGACCAGTGCTGCCAAGCTGAAAAGAAAGTATTGGTGGAAGAACTGTAAG ATGTGGGCAATATTGATAGCAGTTgttctcatcatcatcatcatcatcatcg TCTGGAACGTGTCCTCATGA
- the VAMP3 gene encoding vesicle-associated membrane protein 3 isoform X1 — protein MENPHISMSTSGPGSSSNASGSNRRLQQTQHQVDEVVDIMRVNVDKVLERDQKLSELDDRADALQAGASQFETSAAKLKRKYWWKNCKMWAILIAVVLIIIIIIIVWNVSS, from the exons GTCAACAAGTGGCCCTGGAAGCTCAAGTAATGCCTCTGGCAGTAATCGTCGCCTTCAGCAGACACAACACCAAGTAGATGAG GTGGTTGACATCATGAGGGTGAATGTGGACAAGGTGTTGGAACGAGATCAGAAGCTGTCAGAGTTGGATGACCGTGCTGACGCACTGCAGGCGGGAGCTTCCCAATTTGAGACCAGTGCTGCCAAGCTGAAAAGAAAGTATTGGTGGAAGAACTGTAAG ATGTGGGCAATATTGATAGCAGTTgttctcatcatcatcatcatcatcatcg TCTGGAACGTGTCCTCATGA
- the UTS2 gene encoding urotensin-2 isoform X1, with product MEGGGSAVVTCTGCAMFVFLPQDRSDFVCTKCKLVSILEEKIEGLEQQITTLHCIRETEDFLDKTQDRLLGAQSSTDIEQVAQRSQEASEEAWQHVTSRRADENTRLNVERLDSLGRASLLQTLPRLLGAQTEDSPSKAGLSPSSYNPRENVKEAFYGSHPRIALLSRLLAKDRKQNKKRGNLSECFWKYCV from the exons atggaaggggggggttcagctgttgtgacctgcactggatgtgctatgtttgtctttcttccacaggacagaagcgactttgtctgtacaaagtgcaagctggtctccatattggaagagaagattgaaggtctggagcaacagataacaaccctgcattgcatacgagaaactgaggattttctggacaaaactcaggataggcttctaggggcacaaagctctacagatatagagcaggttgcacagaggagccaagaggccagtgaagaagcttggcaacatgtgacctccagaagag CAGATGAAAATACAAGATTAAATGTGGAGCGATTGGACAGCTTGGGGAGAGCTTCTCTGCTTCAGACTCTGCCAAGGCTCCTGGGGGCACAAACTGAGGACAGTCCCAGCAAAGCAG GTCTCAGTCCCAGCAGCTACAATCCAAGGGAAAATGTGAAAGAG GCTTTCTATGGAAGTCACCCTCGAATTGCTTTGCTGAGCCGCCTGCTGGCCAAGGAcaggaaacagaataaaaaacgTGGGAACCTCTCTGAGTGCTTCTGGAAATACTGTGTGTAa
- the UTS2 gene encoding urotensin-2 isoform X2, which translates to MHTLVFCCLFIISLSCPLLSLPIIDSSEVSYQLSADENTRLNVERLDSLGRASLLQTLPRLLGAQTEDSPSKAGLSPSSYNPRENVKEAFYGSHPRIALLSRLLAKDRKQNKKRGNLSECFWKYCV; encoded by the exons ATGCATACGCTGGTATTCTGCTGTCTCTTTATTATCAGCCTCTCATGTCCTCTCTTGTCTCTCCCTATTATCGACTCCAGTGAGGTGTCCTATCAGCTCTCAG CAGATGAAAATACAAGATTAAATGTGGAGCGATTGGACAGCTTGGGGAGAGCTTCTCTGCTTCAGACTCTGCCAAGGCTCCTGGGGGCACAAACTGAGGACAGTCCCAGCAAAGCAG GTCTCAGTCCCAGCAGCTACAATCCAAGGGAAAATGTGAAAGAG GCTTTCTATGGAAGTCACCCTCGAATTGCTTTGCTGAGCCGCCTGCTGGCCAAGGAcaggaaacagaataaaaaacgTGGGAACCTCTCTGAGTGCTTCTGGAAATACTGTGTGTAa